The DNA sequence GAAGTAGCCGCCGTGCGCGCGCTGATACTCCAGCACCCGCTCCACGTCCGCCTGCGTGATGCGTCCTGACTCGAGCAGGATCGCGCCGAGCGGTCGCCGGTGCTGCATCTCCTCTGCCATCAGAATCCGGCCTCTCTCAGATCGCGGCACACCCAGTCGCCCACCGCGTCAGTACCCAGGTCCCCGCCCAGGTCGGGCGTCGTATGACGTCCCGCCACCGCGCGCTGCACGCTGGCTTCCACCGCGTCGGCAGCAGCGGCGTGACCCAGATGCCGCAGCATCAGCGCCGTCGTCATGATGGCGGCCAGCGGATTGGCACGGTTGCTTCCTGCCAGGTCAGGCGCCGAGCCGTGGACCGGCTCGAACAGCCCGACGCGTCCGGGGTGCAGACTGGCCGACGGCGCGAGGCCGAGTCCGCCTACGAGCGCGGCGGCGACATCGCTCAGGATGTCGCCGAACAGGTTGGGCGCGACAATGACATCGTATAGGCCGGGTCGCAGTACCAGGTCCATGGCGAGGGCATCGGCATAGACCGCGTTGCGCTCGATGTCGCCGAATTCCGCACCGACCTCCGCAAACACGCGACGGTACAGCCCGCCGGCGTTCGGCATCGCGTTCGCCTTGTCCGACAGCGTCACGAGGCCGCGGCCGTTCGCACGCGCGTACTCGAACGCCGCCCGGATGATGCGCTCGGCGCCCTTGCGCGTGTTGATGTCCTCCTCGATCGCAATCTCGTCCGCAGTCCCCTTCTTGAACGTGCCGCCCATGCCCACGTATACACCTTCCGTGTTCTCACGGAAGATGACCATGTCCACATCCTCCGGCCGCACGTCGCGCAGCGGCGACATCCCGCTCTCGAAGAGACGGATCGGGCGCAGATTGATGAAGAGGTCGAGCTGGAAGCGCATCCCGAGCAGGATGTCGCGCGCATGCACGTTGTCGGGCACACGCGCGTCGCCCATCGCGCCCAGGAAGATCGCGTCGTAATCAGTGCCGAGCTCCGTCATCTCGGCCGCCGTGATCGTCACACCCGTATCGAGGTAGCGCTGCGCGCCGAGATCCCATTCCACCAGGTCGAGCGCGAGCCGCGCTTCCTCGCGCACGCAGCCGAGTACCTTCACGGCCTCCTGCGTTACATCCACACCGATCCCGTCACCGGGGATGACTGCGATTTTCGACATGGCGGGAGTATAGGCGCGGCAGGGAGATGCGGCCAGTCAGCGGGCGCGAACCGTGAGTCGTCCGCGCGCGCTGTGCGTCGAGCACAGAAACGGATAGTCGCCCGGCGGTGCACCATCCAGCGTAACCACCCACGCGGAACCGCTCGTGATCAGAGGCGGACTGCGCATCTGCCCGGTGCGCTCCAGCCACTCGCGCGCGTCGGCTGCGAGGGCCGTGCTTTCGAACACGATCGCATGGCCACCATTGTCGGCCGCCGCGAAGCGGACGACGTCACCCGTCTGCGCTTCGACCGCGGCCGGTTCGAAATCACCGTCCGCCGCACGGCGCACCTCCACCTCGACCAGGGTCACGCCCTGTTCCAGCCGGATGGTGTCATTCGCCAGCTCGAGCGTGCGCGGGCCGGACTCGACACCCGGCACATCATCGCACGACACGAGCAGCGCGAATATGAACAGAGCGCCGGCACGCGCTCGACGGCGTACCGGCGCCCCGCATCTGCGCTGCGCCAAATCAGCCGCCGTGGCTGAGGGCGTAGACGTACGCAGCAACCTGGCGGATCTGCTCGTCAGACAGCTGTAACCCGCCCATCGGCGGCATCAGGCCGGGGAACTGGACCGGCTGGGCCACGCCCGTCCGCACGACCTCCATAATGCCTTCGTACGAGCCGTCCGTGTTCAGCCATTCCTGATCCGTCAATGCCGGTCCGAGCACGGAGCCGACGCCGTTCGCTCCATGGCAGCTGAAGCAGATCTGCTGATTGAAGATCTGCTCGCCCTGCGCGACCATCTCCTGTGTCACACCCTCCGGCAGTTCCACATTGGCGCCAACCGTCGACTGCGGCGGCTGCTGCGGCGCCGGTGTTTCGGTATCGATATCATCGGCGGGCTCGTCCGCCGCGTCACCTGCACATGCCGCCAGCAGCACCACTGCCGCCGTGGCCAGCAGCCTGCTCCGTCCCCACTGTCCCATCACTTCGATCTCCTTGACTCGGGTATGCAGCGGCGCCTTCACGCCCTGCCCGCTGCGACGCGCATAATCCGTCGCGCGCAGCATCACGTCAAGATCACGCAAAGCGCGAGCCGCATAGCGCGCTACGGACCGCGCACAGCCACGGCACGCACGATCACGGTGTCGTCCCGCGCAGCATCTCACGGGCATCCGCCGGCGCCCGCCGCAGCCATTCGGCGGCCGCGTTGGTATCGCCGCTCCGGGTCAGCGCCTGCACCAGGCCCACCCAGTTGAGAGGGTCTGCGGCGTCGATCTCCACAGCCCGCTGGAACTGCTGAACGGCGAATTCGGGCCTG is a window from the Longimicrobiales bacterium genome containing:
- a CDS encoding plastocyanin/azurin family copper-binding protein — its product is MAQRRCGAPVRRRARAGALFIFALLVSCDDVPGVESGPRTLELANDTIRLEQGVTLVEVEVRRAADGDFEPAAVEAQTGDVVRFAAADNGGHAIVFESTALAADAREWLERTGQMRSPPLITSGSAWVVTLDGAPPGDYPFLCSTHSARGRLTVRAR
- a CDS encoding isocitrate/isopropylmalate dehydrogenase family protein, with the protein product MSKIAVIPGDGIGVDVTQEAVKVLGCVREEARLALDLVEWDLGAQRYLDTGVTITAAEMTELGTDYDAIFLGAMGDARVPDNVHARDILLGMRFQLDLFINLRPIRLFESGMSPLRDVRPEDVDMVIFRENTEGVYVGMGGTFKKGTADEIAIEEDINTRKGAERIIRAAFEYARANGRGLVTLSDKANAMPNAGGLYRRVFAEVGAEFGDIERNAVYADALAMDLVLRPGLYDVIVAPNLFGDILSDVAAALVGGLGLAPSASLHPGRVGLFEPVHGSAPDLAGSNRANPLAAIMTTALMLRHLGHAAAADAVEASVQRAVAGRHTTPDLGGDLGTDAVGDWVCRDLREAGF
- a CDS encoding cytochrome c, with the protein product MRDLDVMLRATDYARRSGQGVKAPLHTRVKEIEVMGQWGRSRLLATAAVVLLAACAGDAADEPADDIDTETPAPQQPPQSTVGANVELPEGVTQEMVAQGEQIFNQQICFSCHGANGVGSVLGPALTDQEWLNTDGSYEGIMEVVRTGVAQPVQFPGLMPPMGGLQLSDEQIRQVAAYVYALSHGG